A window of Mixophyes fleayi isolate aMixFle1 chromosome 10, aMixFle1.hap1, whole genome shotgun sequence contains these coding sequences:
- the USP10 gene encoding ubiquitin carboxyl-terminal hydrolase 10 isoform X2, translating to MGVFRACAVSGSGVSAHERRWRRRGKQHERPHSLKVSAMASPSAQYIFGEFSDDEFKQFFVSARCTVELPPFNETILCGPQSSSDLQDGDDYQRIEFGVSEVIDPDAVLLNNSDYSISSTLNPQAPEFILTGAPTQKSPDCVLHDNDCDGIDGQYSESALPDGNGNADSDGTSGAGQRERKKKKKRPPGYYSYLEGVGDGTAPIETLVNGHASLAGLDSMSTDEPELEDEVPVTSASPRTCYSPDPCADFSKDDASVPNALDNTRTAGQLPEECSVTSTPCVPSDAGRESPVRTAVDQLLADSDTTEILGVTNGQTLEPPEEGASSNGVDLHPEAAAASEQAKPDDASLPQAVSPVSPSASVNPPAKSWASLFHNSKPSPAPQVAFVETKCAPPATTPQAPEKQVEVKECPVPVSEDPVAIQIAELLEGVRLVHKPVSLQPRGLVNKGNWCYINATLQALVACPPMYHLMKCIPTYTKLQRPCTSTPMIDSFVRLMNEFINMPVLPKAKQVPGDKVVRDIRPGAAFEPTYVYRLLTVSKSSLSEKGRQEDAEEYLGFVLNGLHEEMLSLKKILYPENDKISVSNGPETQPANDVNMNEHEDHGEGSDEEWERVGPRNKSSVTRQADFVQTLITDIFGGHMRSVVYQQSSKESATLQPFFTLQLDIQSEKIRTVQEALESLVARESVQGYTTKTKQEVEISRRVTLEELPPVLVLHLKRFVFEKTGGCQKLVKNIDYPVDLEISKDLLSPGVKSKIFKGQRTYRLFAVVYHHGNSATGGHYTTDVFQIGLNGWLRIDDQTVKVINQYQVVKQTVERTAYLLYYRRVDLL from the exons ATGGGAGTgttccgcgcatgcgcagtgtcGGGGAGCGGTGTGAGCGCGCACGAGAGAAGATGGCGGCGGCGGGGGAAGCAGCATGAGCGGCCTCACTCATTGAAAGTCTCCGCCATGGCCTCCCCGAGCGCGCAG tatatttttggGGAGTTCAGTGATGATGAATTCAAGCAGTTCTTTGTCAGCGCTCGCTGCACAGTGGAG CTGCCCCCTTTTAATGAAACCATTTTATGTGGGCCTCAGTCTTCGAGTGATCTTCAGGACG GTGATGACTATCAGAGAATTGAGTTTGGCGTCAGTGAAGTGATTGACCCGGACGCAGTCCTGCTGAATAATTCAGATTACAGTATTTCCAGCACCCTAAATCCTCAGGCTCCGGAGTTCATCCTCACCGGCGCTCCAACCCAGAAGAGTCCCGACTGCGTTCTGCACGACAACGACTGCGATGGCATCGACGGTCAGTACTCTGAGTCCGCCCTTCCGGACGGCAACGGCAACGCAGACAGCGACGGTACATCCGGCGCAGGACAGAGAGagcggaaaaaaaagaaaaaaagaccccCTGGGTATTACAGTTACTTAGAAGGTGTTGGCGATGGCACCGCCCCCATAGAGACCCTTGTAAACGGGCACGCCAGTTTGGCAGGACTTGACAGTATGAGCACAGATGAGCCTGAGCTTGAAGATGAGGTTCCAGTAACGTCAGCCTCTCCTAGGACTTGTTACAGCCCAGATCCTTGTGCGGACTTCAGCAAGGACGATGCTTCTGTACCTAATGCACTAGACAACACCAGGACTGCTGGTCAGTTGCCCGAGGAATGCAGTGTTACCAGTACACCTTGTGTCCCCTCAGACGCTGGGAGGGAGAGCCCAGTAAGGACAGCTGTGGATCAGCTTCTGGCTGACTCTGATACTACTGAAATCCTTGGTGTAACCAATGGACAGACACTAGAACCTCCTGAGGAAGGGGCGTCCTCTAACGGGGTGGATTTGCACCCAGAGGCCGCCGCCGCCTCAGAGCAAGCCAAGCCAGACGATGCTTCACTGCCTCAGGCCGTGAGCCCGGTTTCTCCATCGGCCTCTGTAAATCCACCAGCTAAGTCTTGGGCTAGTCTCTTTCACAATTCCAAGCCCTCGCCCGCCCCACAGGTGGCTTTTGTTGAGACTAAGTGTGCCCCTCCTGCCACCACCCCCCAGGCCCCCGAGAAACAGGTTGAAGTTAAAGAGTGCCCCGTTCCAGTCTCAGAGGACCCCGTAGCAATACAGATTGCAG AGCTGCTGGAAGGAGTGAGGCTCGTCCATAAACCAGTTTCATTACAGCCCCGAGGACTCGTCAACAAAGGAAACTGGTGCTATATCAATGCT ACCTTGCAAGCTCTGGTAGCGTGTCCTCCTATGTATCATCTTATGAAGTGCATTCCAACGTACACTAAACTGCAGAGACCATGTACATCAACTCCAATGATCGACAGCTT tgtCCGGCTGATGAATGAGTTCATAAACATGCCCGTTCTTCCTAAAGCCAAGCAAG TCCCTGGAGACAAGGTTGTCCGAGACATTCGCCCTGGGGCAGCTTTTGAACCTACATACGTCTACCGTTTGCTGACCGTTTCCAAGTCAAGTCTATCGGAGAAG GGTCGTCAGGAAGACGCAGAGGAATATCTCGGCTTCGTTCTGAACGGACTGCATGAAGAAATGTTATCGTTAAAGAAAATTCTCTACCCGGAAAATGACA AAATCTCTGTATCAAATGGTCCTGAAACGCAGCCGGCGAATGACGTGAACATGAACGAGCATGAAGACCACGGAGAAGGCAGCGATGAGGAGTGGGAGCGGGTGGGACCCCGGAACAAGTCCTCCGTCACACGGCAAGCAGACTTTGTGCAGACGCTGATTACGGATATCTTTGGAGGACACATGAG GTCCGTCGTGTACCAGCAGAGCTCCAAGGAATCGGCCACACTGCAGCCATTTTTCACCCTGCAGCTGGATATTCAGTCTGAAAAGATCCGCACCGTCCAGGAGGCGTTGGAGAGTCTGGTGGCCAGAGAGTCTGTCCAGGGCTACACCACCAAAACCAAACAAGAG GTGGAGATCAGCCGGAGGGTAACGCTGGAGGAGCTGCCCCCCGTCCTCGTGCTGCACCTCAAGCGCTTTGTGTTCGAGAAGACGGGCGGCTGCCAGAAGCTGGTGAAAAATATTGATTATCCTGTGGACCTGGAAATTAGTAAAG ATTTACTCTCTCCCGGAGTGAAAAGCAAGATTTTTAAAGGCCAGAGAACCTACCGGCTCTTTGCAG TTGTCTATCACCACGGAAACAGCGCTACTGGCGGCCATTACACCACAGACGTCTTCCAGATCGGTCTGAACGGCTGGTTACGCATTGATGACCAGACTGTGAAAGTGATAAATCAGTATCAGGTGGTGAAACAGACTGTAGAGCGCACGGCCTACCTCCTGTATTACCGCCGCGTAGATCTTCTGTGA
- the USP10 gene encoding ubiquitin carboxyl-terminal hydrolase 10 isoform X1, with product MGVFRACAVSGSGVSAHERRWRRRGKQHERPHSLKVSAMASPSAQYIFGEFSDDEFKQFFVSARCTVELPPFNETILCGPQSSSDLQDVSRLLFTTVSLSWHEQRQGDDYQRIEFGVSEVIDPDAVLLNNSDYSISSTLNPQAPEFILTGAPTQKSPDCVLHDNDCDGIDGQYSESALPDGNGNADSDGTSGAGQRERKKKKKRPPGYYSYLEGVGDGTAPIETLVNGHASLAGLDSMSTDEPELEDEVPVTSASPRTCYSPDPCADFSKDDASVPNALDNTRTAGQLPEECSVTSTPCVPSDAGRESPVRTAVDQLLADSDTTEILGVTNGQTLEPPEEGASSNGVDLHPEAAAASEQAKPDDASLPQAVSPVSPSASVNPPAKSWASLFHNSKPSPAPQVAFVETKCAPPATTPQAPEKQVEVKECPVPVSEDPVAIQIAELLEGVRLVHKPVSLQPRGLVNKGNWCYINATLQALVACPPMYHLMKCIPTYTKLQRPCTSTPMIDSFVRLMNEFINMPVLPKAKQVPGDKVVRDIRPGAAFEPTYVYRLLTVSKSSLSEKGRQEDAEEYLGFVLNGLHEEMLSLKKILYPENDKISVSNGPETQPANDVNMNEHEDHGEGSDEEWERVGPRNKSSVTRQADFVQTLITDIFGGHMRSVVYQQSSKESATLQPFFTLQLDIQSEKIRTVQEALESLVARESVQGYTTKTKQEVEISRRVTLEELPPVLVLHLKRFVFEKTGGCQKLVKNIDYPVDLEISKDLLSPGVKSKIFKGQRTYRLFAVVYHHGNSATGGHYTTDVFQIGLNGWLRIDDQTVKVINQYQVVKQTVERTAYLLYYRRVDLL from the exons ATGGGAGTgttccgcgcatgcgcagtgtcGGGGAGCGGTGTGAGCGCGCACGAGAGAAGATGGCGGCGGCGGGGGAAGCAGCATGAGCGGCCTCACTCATTGAAAGTCTCCGCCATGGCCTCCCCGAGCGCGCAG tatatttttggGGAGTTCAGTGATGATGAATTCAAGCAGTTCTTTGTCAGCGCTCGCTGCACAGTGGAG CTGCCCCCTTTTAATGAAACCATTTTATGTGGGCCTCAGTCTTCGAGTGATCTTCAGGACG TTTCCCGGCTCCTATTCACCACGGTGAGCCTGTCATGGCATGAACAACGCCAAG GTGATGACTATCAGAGAATTGAGTTTGGCGTCAGTGAAGTGATTGACCCGGACGCAGTCCTGCTGAATAATTCAGATTACAGTATTTCCAGCACCCTAAATCCTCAGGCTCCGGAGTTCATCCTCACCGGCGCTCCAACCCAGAAGAGTCCCGACTGCGTTCTGCACGACAACGACTGCGATGGCATCGACGGTCAGTACTCTGAGTCCGCCCTTCCGGACGGCAACGGCAACGCAGACAGCGACGGTACATCCGGCGCAGGACAGAGAGagcggaaaaaaaagaaaaaaagaccccCTGGGTATTACAGTTACTTAGAAGGTGTTGGCGATGGCACCGCCCCCATAGAGACCCTTGTAAACGGGCACGCCAGTTTGGCAGGACTTGACAGTATGAGCACAGATGAGCCTGAGCTTGAAGATGAGGTTCCAGTAACGTCAGCCTCTCCTAGGACTTGTTACAGCCCAGATCCTTGTGCGGACTTCAGCAAGGACGATGCTTCTGTACCTAATGCACTAGACAACACCAGGACTGCTGGTCAGTTGCCCGAGGAATGCAGTGTTACCAGTACACCTTGTGTCCCCTCAGACGCTGGGAGGGAGAGCCCAGTAAGGACAGCTGTGGATCAGCTTCTGGCTGACTCTGATACTACTGAAATCCTTGGTGTAACCAATGGACAGACACTAGAACCTCCTGAGGAAGGGGCGTCCTCTAACGGGGTGGATTTGCACCCAGAGGCCGCCGCCGCCTCAGAGCAAGCCAAGCCAGACGATGCTTCACTGCCTCAGGCCGTGAGCCCGGTTTCTCCATCGGCCTCTGTAAATCCACCAGCTAAGTCTTGGGCTAGTCTCTTTCACAATTCCAAGCCCTCGCCCGCCCCACAGGTGGCTTTTGTTGAGACTAAGTGTGCCCCTCCTGCCACCACCCCCCAGGCCCCCGAGAAACAGGTTGAAGTTAAAGAGTGCCCCGTTCCAGTCTCAGAGGACCCCGTAGCAATACAGATTGCAG AGCTGCTGGAAGGAGTGAGGCTCGTCCATAAACCAGTTTCATTACAGCCCCGAGGACTCGTCAACAAAGGAAACTGGTGCTATATCAATGCT ACCTTGCAAGCTCTGGTAGCGTGTCCTCCTATGTATCATCTTATGAAGTGCATTCCAACGTACACTAAACTGCAGAGACCATGTACATCAACTCCAATGATCGACAGCTT tgtCCGGCTGATGAATGAGTTCATAAACATGCCCGTTCTTCCTAAAGCCAAGCAAG TCCCTGGAGACAAGGTTGTCCGAGACATTCGCCCTGGGGCAGCTTTTGAACCTACATACGTCTACCGTTTGCTGACCGTTTCCAAGTCAAGTCTATCGGAGAAG GGTCGTCAGGAAGACGCAGAGGAATATCTCGGCTTCGTTCTGAACGGACTGCATGAAGAAATGTTATCGTTAAAGAAAATTCTCTACCCGGAAAATGACA AAATCTCTGTATCAAATGGTCCTGAAACGCAGCCGGCGAATGACGTGAACATGAACGAGCATGAAGACCACGGAGAAGGCAGCGATGAGGAGTGGGAGCGGGTGGGACCCCGGAACAAGTCCTCCGTCACACGGCAAGCAGACTTTGTGCAGACGCTGATTACGGATATCTTTGGAGGACACATGAG GTCCGTCGTGTACCAGCAGAGCTCCAAGGAATCGGCCACACTGCAGCCATTTTTCACCCTGCAGCTGGATATTCAGTCTGAAAAGATCCGCACCGTCCAGGAGGCGTTGGAGAGTCTGGTGGCCAGAGAGTCTGTCCAGGGCTACACCACCAAAACCAAACAAGAG GTGGAGATCAGCCGGAGGGTAACGCTGGAGGAGCTGCCCCCCGTCCTCGTGCTGCACCTCAAGCGCTTTGTGTTCGAGAAGACGGGCGGCTGCCAGAAGCTGGTGAAAAATATTGATTATCCTGTGGACCTGGAAATTAGTAAAG ATTTACTCTCTCCCGGAGTGAAAAGCAAGATTTTTAAAGGCCAGAGAACCTACCGGCTCTTTGCAG TTGTCTATCACCACGGAAACAGCGCTACTGGCGGCCATTACACCACAGACGTCTTCCAGATCGGTCTGAACGGCTGGTTACGCATTGATGACCAGACTGTGAAAGTGATAAATCAGTATCAGGTGGTGAAACAGACTGTAGAGCGCACGGCCTACCTCCTGTATTACCGCCGCGTAGATCTTCTGTGA